The DNA segment GATAACTTCCTCGCTGTTGTCGCCGACTTCGATGTCCTGGTCGAGTTCCTCGATGGTGGTCGTGCGGTTGAGCTTCACCGAGTAGTCGCCCTGGTACTCGTCGGAGACGAGGTTACCGAACTTGTAGACCTTCCCCTCCTCGAGTTCCGCGAGGTCGGAGTCGGCCCACTTGGTGAACTTGATGGTGCCCGTCTCGTCGCCGAGCAGGCCGACCTGGCCGACGGCGTCGCTCCGGGCCTCCCAGAGGTCGACGACCTTCGCGGTGAGGCCGAGCCACATCTCGTCCTGGTCGACGTCCTCGACGTTGACCTCCTCGTTGCCGCCGCCACCGGTCCGGATCTCGTCGCGTTCGAGTCCGGCCTCGTCGAGGTAGTGGCTGACGACGCTCCGGCGGGCCTCGTCGACGGGGACGCGGTATTCGTTCACGAGGTTGTCGAGGCGCTCCTCGACCTCCTCGACGGTGATATCTAAATGGTCGGAGAACTGTTCGCGTATCTCTTGGGCGTGCTGGTGCACATCGCTCATGTCGTATCCGTCTCCGCTTCGTTTTCTGTGGGAGACACTTGACTGGTTAGCGCCGCATAGTATAAAAAGCTCTGTATCTCCGGAGTGAAAGTGAAAGTGGTCCCCTCGACGGACCTCCGGCCGGTTTTCGGCTACTGCGATTCGAGCGCCAGCGCCGCCCCGAGCGCGACCAGAACCGACCCCGAAACCCACCGCAGGCCGTCGGCCAGTCGGGGTCGCGCCCGGAAGGCGCGCCGGACTCCGCCAGAGAGCAGGCCGACCCCGCCGAGGTAGCACGCGGTCAGCGCGGCGTAGGTTCCGCCGAGCGCGAGCATCTCGCCGGTCGCGCCCGGCCCGGACCCGACGAACTGCGGGAGGAACGCCAAGAAGAACAGCGCGACCTTGGGATTGAGAACGTTGACGGTCACGCCCCGGAGGTAGCCGCGCTTGAGGTCGGAGTCGGCGGCCGTGGCGCCGGAGTCGGTGACCGTCGGGTCGAGGTCGGTGAGGCCGTCGAGGTCGCCGCCGTCCCACAGCGTCTTTGCGCCGAGGTAGAGGAGGTAGGCCGCTCCGACGTACTTGACCGCGGCGTAGGCCAGCGCCGAGGTCCGGAGCAGGGCCGCGAGGCCGACCGCGGCGGCCGTGGTGTGGACCAGGATGCCGGTGCTGACACCCAGCGCGGAGGCGAGGCCGGCGCGTTTGCCCGTGCCGACGCCCTGGGTGAGGACGAAGACGGTGTCCGGGCCGGGCATCAGGATGAGTGACATCGCCGCGCCGACGAAGACGAGGTAGGCGTGGAGGTCGATGCTCGGGAGCATTCGCGTGCTGGAGGCGTTCGAGGCCGAGCAGGTAAGTCTTGGCGGTCGAGCGATTCCGCGGGATCGCTCGACCGTGAGTCACCGCCCTGCCGTCGGCCAACCGTCGTTTTACGGTCGACTACCGTTTCACGGCCGACCGTAGACGCGGTCGGCCGCCCGCCCACGAACAGACCTATCTTCCCCGGCGCCCAACACGCCCGTAAATGGACGACCGCCTCGAACACTTCCTCCGCTCGAAGCTACGCTCGGCGGGGCGGCAGTACGCCGACGCCAAACGAGCCTACAGCGACGCCCGGCGGGCCGCGCTCGCAGACCTCCCCCAGGACGAGCAGGGTCGCGCCCGCATCGTCTGTCGCCGGCACGCCGAACGCCGGGCGGTGTCGCTCGACACGGCGGCCCGCCCCGATTGCTTCGACCCCGACCACCCCGACTGTCGCGGGTGCGCCGAGGACGTGCGCGACGGCCGAATCGAGACGTGGTAGCCCGTATGTCCGAAATCGATACGCCCATCGTCGCGCTCGTGATGGCCGGCGGCACCGGCACTCGACTCTATCCCGCGAGTCGGTCCGACCGCCCGAAGCAGTTCCTCTCGCTCGCGGACGGCGACGACGATTCCCTGTTGGCTCGGACCGTCGACCGCGTCGGCTTCGCCGACGAAGTCTACGTCTCGACGGCCGAGGAGCACGCCGAGGCGGTCCGCGAGGAGGTCCCCGAAGCGGGCGTCCTCGTCGAACCCGAGGCGAAGGACACCGGTCCGGCGCTGGCGTACGCGGCCCACCGAATACGGGAGCAGGTCGGCGACTGCGTCGTGCTCTGCGTGCCGAGCGACCACGTGATTCGCGGCGACTTCGCGGCCGCGGCGCGCGCGGCCGCGAACGTCGCAGTGGAAACGGAGGGGTTGGTCGCGTTCGGCGTCGAACCCTCGCGAGCAGCCACCGGATACGGCTACATCGAACCGGGCGAAAACCGGGGGACGGGGTACGAAATCGAGCGGTTCAGGGAGAAGCCAGATGCCGAAACCGCCCGGCGGTTCGTCGAGGAGGGCTTCTACTGGAACGCCGGACTGTTTGCGTGGACGCCCGAGGCGTTCCTCCGGGAGGCCGCCGACTCCCCGCTCGCGCCGCTGGTGGATGCGCTGGAGGCGGGCGAGGCCGAACGCGGCTTCGCCGAGGTCGAGTCGGTCAGCGTCGACTACGCCGTGATGGAGCGCACCGAGGCGGCCTACGTCGTGCCCGCCGAGTTCGAGTGGGACGACCTGGGGTCGTGGGACGCCGTCGAGCGCGTGGTCGAAACCGACGCGGACGGGAACGCCACGTTGGGGGACGCACTCGCAATCGACGCCGAGGACAGCGTCATCGTCGGCGACGAGGACGTCCACGTCAGCATCGTCGGCGTCGACGGACTGGTCGTCGCGGCCTACGACGACCGCGTTCTGGTCGTGCCGAAAGACGACGCCCAGCGGGTGCGCGAGGTCGTCGCCGCGTTGCGCGAACGGGGCCGGTTCTGAGCCGCGGCCGCCCGGAGAAGCGGCCGTTCGACCTTTGGGGACGAACGCCGTAGGGTCGATGTCATGGCCGACGTACCAGACGTCGAGGCGGTCGAGACCGAAGACGAGTTCATCCACGTCCGGTTCCGCGACCCCGACGAGTTCGATCAGATTCGGACGCCCGACTGGGCGGCCAACGCCGCCCGCGACGTCTCGGAGGGCGCGGAGGTCCGGACCGGCAAGGAGAAGGACAGCGACGAGTGGGAGGTCCAGAGCGTCCTCATCGAGAAGAGCGTCGGGGAGGACGAGGCCCGCGAGCAGGCCGAGGAGATAGTCGAAAAGATAGAGTCGTAAGCAGCGGTCCGGCCGAAAGCGGTTCGTCGGCGCGGAGTCGAAGGTTCGAGCGGTCGGAACTCGAAGCACCCCGTGACAGACGCGTCCGATTTATGTCTCCACCACCCGTTAATTACCTTCCTGAGTGCGTAAAATACTGGACGCCGGCACCACATCTTACTACTGAGAATTCCATGCATAGGTTATAAAATGAGTTCCGGTCGATTCTGGTATGACGTTAGATATATCGTCACGGAAGATCGTCTGCGGAGGACTTCTACCAACGACCGAGGTTCCTGATTACCCCTCCACAGTCGTCGATGTCGTCCGGCAGACTTCGCTGTCGACCGGAGCCCAGCGGTTCGAGCGTAACGACTCGTAATTTCACTCATGTCATCTTTCGCAACACTCGAAGTCGTCGGTCTGGTGATCAGTCTCCTCGGTCTCGTTCCGGTCGCGTTACTGTACCGCGACAAGTCGAAGTGGTTCACGTGCGGCTACGTACTCCTGGTCGTCGGGATGGTCGCGACGAACCTGGAAGTCGTCGTGCTCGGTAGCGTTCTCGACGTCGTCGAACACGGAGTCGGCGTCGGAGCAGCGGGAGTGACCTTCTTCGCTGCCGCGTACCTGCGCCGGAAGGAAGTCATCGATACGGAGGAGTCGTAAGATGGTCCCGCTCAACCCGATACTCGACTCGATCGGCGTTCTCGGCTTCGTCGGTGCGGTGGTCGTCGGTTGGTGGAACTACCGCGACAGCGAGGCGGAAGCGGCGTTCTGGATGACGTTCACGTTCGCCTCGATGTTGGGGGTGGTCTGGACTGTCAGTCTCATGCTGGAGAAGGCGGGCATCTACCAAGAGGTGTTCAACCTGGCGACCGGTCCCCTGATGACGGCGACCGTCGCCGTGTTCGCCATCGGGGGTACTGCGACGCTCTCGGTCGTCGAGGACATGAAGCAGGTCGTCGAGAACGTGGAGCAAGAGCGCCGGCAAGCCGAACAGGCCAAGCAGAAGGCGCAGGAACAGAGTACCGAAGCGGAACGGGCGAAACAGGAAGCGGAGCAGGCGCGCCAGGACGCCAAGCAACGCGAAGCGGACCTCGAATCGTTCACCGACGCGCTCGAACGGAAGGCCGGGGAGTTCGGCGGCGTCATGGAGGAGGCCGCCGCGGGCGACCTCACCCGCCGGATGGACCCCGAGAGCCCGAGCGAGGCGATGCGTTCCATCGCCGAGCGGTTCAACGCCATGATGGCCGACCTCGAACGGACCGTCGGTCGGATCAAGGAGTTCTCGGTCGAGGTGGCCCACACCAGCGAGGAAGCGAGTTCGGGGACCGGGGAGGTCGAACGCGCGAGCGTCGAGGTCGCCGAGTCCGTCGAGGACATCTCGGCGGGGTCGGTCGAACAGTCCGACCACCTCGACGAGGTCACCAACGAGATGAGCACGCTCTCGGCGACCATCGAGGAGGTCGCGGCGTCGGCCGACCAGGTCGCCGCCCTCTCCGAACAGGCTGCCGAGAAGGGCGTGGCCGGCCGCGAACTCTCCGACGAAGCCATCGACGAGATGGACCGCATCGAGGAGACGACCGGCGAGACGGTCGGCACGGTCGAGCGACTCGACGACGAGATGGCCGAGATCGGCGACATCGTCGACATGATCGACAACATCGCCGAGCAGACCAACGTGCTGGCGCTCAACGCCTCCATCGAGGCCGCCCGCGCGGGCGAGGCCGGCGAGGGCTTCGCGGTGGTCGCCAACGAGGTCAAGGACCTCGCGGAGGACACCCGCGACGCCACTCGCGAAATCGGCGACCTCATCGACCAGGTGCAGGACTCGACGTCGGCGACGGTCGCCGACATGCGCGAGATGCGCGAGCGCGTCGACGCGGGCATGGAGACCATCGACGAGGGCCTCGGGACGCTCGACGAGGTCGTCGAGGACGTCGAGGAGGCCAACGCGGGAATCCAGGAGATACACGAGGCGACCGACGAACAGGCGACCTCGACCGAGGAGGTCGTCGCGATGGCCAGCGAGGTCGCGACCATCAGCGAGGAAACCGCCGCGGAGGCCGAGACGGTTTCGGCCGCGGCCGAAGAGCAGACCGCCTCGCTCGGGCAGGTCGTCACCGAGGTCGATACCCTCTCGGCGAAGTCCAGCGAACTGGACGCACTTCTCGACGAGTTCGAGGTGTCGACCGACGATTCGGACGCCTCGCCCGGCGGCGAGGACGACTCCGCGGCGCCCGGCCGGACCGAGCGGTCGGTGGCTACCGACGGTAGCGGCTTCGAGTGGGAACGGGAGAACTGACCGACCGCAGGGTCCGTCGATCCGACCGCCGAAGCCGAGTTCTCTCTTCTTCGAGGCTCGTCCCGCTCAGCTTCGGAGTCGGCCGCCGTCGACGGGCATCGCCACGCCGTTGACGAAACTCGCGCGGTCGCTCGACAGGAACGCGACGGCGTCGCCGAACTCCTCGGGGTCGCCGACGCGGTCCAGCGGGATGTCCGCGGACCACGCCGCCAGGCCCTCGTCGTAGGTGTCGAACTCGCCGCGCTCGACCGACGCCTCGACGAGTTCCTGGATTCGGGGCGTCTCGTGGGCCCCGGGGAGGACGGCGTTGACCCGCACCTCCGGGGCGAACTCGCGGGCCTGGGTCTTCATCAGGCCGATGACCCCGCGCCGAACCGCGTTCGAGAGCACCAAGTCGTCGATTGCCTCCCGGACGCTCGTCGAGGTGACGTTGACGATGGTCCCGGCGTCGCTCTCGACGAGGTGCGGGTGGGCGGCCTTGGTCAGCCAGACCACGCTCATCACCAGCAGGTCGTAGGCCTCGTACCAGTCGCGCTCGGTCGTGTCGAGGAACGACCCGCTCGGCGGACCGCCCGCGGAGGTCACGAGGTGGTCGAGGCCGCCGAACTCGTCGACGGTGGCGTCGACCAGCGCCTCGACCTCGTCGGGGTCGGTGATGTCGCACTCGACGGCCAGCACGTCGCCGTCGCCGACCGCGTCTATCTCCTCCTCGGCGTCCGCGAGTTTCTCCGCGCCGCGGGCGCAGATGGTCACGTTCGCGCCCTCGGCGGCGAGCGCCTTCGCCGACGCCCGGCCGAGACCGCTCGAACTCGCCGTCACCAGTGCCGCGTTGCCGTCGATTCCCAGGTCCATGGTGGTCCGGTTCGCGGGCGGTGCTAAAAGTTCTCGTGGAACCGGGCGCGATTGCTCGAAAACTACTCCTGACGCTCGTCGCCGCGCGACCGCCGGACCGTCACTTCCCCCTCGGTCGTCACCCCGATGAGGAGGTCCTCCTGGACCTCGCGGCCCTCCACCGCGTCGCCGGCCTCGTCGCTGACGCGCTTCATCAGTTCCGGGGCGGCGTGGTTGACCTTCACGCTGGCCTCGTCGCAGGCGTCGTAGACGCGGGAGGGGACGTCGTAGAGGTCGGTGCCGCCCTCGACCACGATTCGGACCGGCGCGCGGAGCGCCTCGGCGAACGCGACCGTCTCGCGGGCCTTCCGGACGTTCTCGCGGGCGCTGGCCTCGATACTGGAGACGTTCGCGCGCGAGGTGCCGAGGCGCTCGGCGATGGTCGCCTGGGCGGTTCCGCGCTCGCGCAGGGCCAACACCACCGCCTGCCGGTGGGTCAGCACGCTCGTCTCCGCGTCGAACCCCGCGCGGTCGAGCAGTTCCTCGGGGTCGGAGTCGCTCACGGGTTCCCCTCCACTGGGCGGACGGGACCCGGGTTCGACCGGGCGAAGAGACACTCCATACGTGCGTCTACGCACTCGGTACGAAAAAACCCGCGGCGATTCGACGCGGCCGCGTCGAATCGCCGCGACTGCGTCGGACTGCCGTGACCGTCTCGACCGCCGCACAGCGTCGGGACTGTCCACCTCGACGACGCTGAGTCCGCCCGGCGGTCAGCCTCCCCAGAAGTTGTCCCGGCTGCCGAGCCTGGGACGCGAGGGGCCGCCGTCGTCCTTGTCGTCCTTGTCGTTCTTGTCGTCCTCGCTCCGGGTCGCGTCCGATTCGCCGTCCTCGTCGGTTTCCGCCTCCTCGTCCATCGGAAGGCGCTCGATTTCGTCGGCGCGAGCGTGGTTGGACTTCACCTTCGTGATCTTGACCTTCGCGCGAGCCTCCGGCAGGACGCCGTCGACCATGACGATGAAGCCGTCCTCGGTCCGGCCGACGCCCGCGCCGCTCTCGTGGATGTCGTCGACCTCGACGACGACCTCCTCGCCGGGCTGGACGGGCGCGGTCTTGAGGTCGCGAATCGGCTGGTTGTAGTGGTCGCACCACTCGGCGCCCCCGCGGTCGCCGTAGTGTTGGCATCCCATTCCCTCGATGCGTTCCTGAAAACTCGGGCATTCGTCTGCGAGCGGACAGTCCGGCATGAGCGACGATACTTTCTCACCGGTCTAAACACTTCCGACAACCTTTTGCTGCGCTCAGCGAGGGTGCGAGCCGATGGCCCGCACCCTCGCTTCGCTGGCAAAACGTTGATGAAAAGCACGTCGTCACCGCCTCTGCGGCGGCCGAAGGCCGCCGCTTCGACGGTTCCTCGGCTCGCTCGCTCACTGCGTTCGCTCGCGGTAGAACTGCTTGGACTCCACCGCGACCTCCTCGGCGGCCGTAACCGCCTCACTACCGTTTCGCCTTCACACCGCCGTCCGCTCGCCGTCGGTGCTACTCGCCGACGACGAGGAACGTCTCCTCGCCCTTGCACTCGAAGTAGACCGGTTCGTCTTCGAACCACTCTTCGACGTACTCTTCGACGCGTGCGGTTTCGACCTCGGACACTTCCAGCGCGGTCTCGTTCGGGTTCGCGGCGTCTTCCTCGCGGGCGAGTTCGGCTATCATATCCTATACGTATCGGGGTACGAATATGAATGTCAGCCATGCGCAGTGAAAGTGAAAGTGACGGACAGAGACGCCTTCGGGTCGAATAGCGGGTGGTGCCGTCGCCGACCGGGAGCCGTTTTAGAACGGTCGACTTTCAGATGTATTGGGCCGCGATGTACGTCAACAGCGCTAGTCCGACGAACGGGATGACGTGCAGGCCCAGCGCGACGGCCTTGATGAAGATGTTGTCCGGCCACGGCGAGACGACGGCCGTCAACACGATGAAAAACAGCAGGATGCCCATCGGGACGAGGTTGACCGTGATGTCCAGGAGCGTCTCGCGGTTGAAGACGGAGCTGTCCATGTCGTGTATCTCTCACGGCGAGAACTCCCATAACGCCTGCGGCCGGTTTCGACCGCGTCGAGCGTCGAAACGTGGGGGTGGCGTGGTCGCTACGGGAATCGCGGGGAATTCGAGAAAGTCCGCCTACGCCAGCGGCGTCCGCTCGACGACCTGGCCGTCGTAGGTCGGGTACTGCTCGACGATTTCGCCCGTCTCCACGTCGCCCTCCTCGACCATCTCTTCGAGGAGCCACCACGCGAGTTCGATGTGCTCGGACTTGACGGTGTAGAACTCCTCGGGCACGCCGAGTTCGCGGAGGCGGCGCTCGGGTTCCCAGGTCTTGCCGTAGACGAGCGTCCCGTCGTCGGTCACGTCGTCGAACTCCCGGCGGATGTTACGGGCCATCCGCTTCATGCGGTTGCGGTGTTGGGCGGAGTCCTTGAACACCGATGTGCAGAAGTAGACCCGCTCGTGGTCGCCCATCGCGTCCAGAATCTCCTTGGACCCTTCCACCGCGCTCATGTGGCCGTCCTGGAGTTCGTAGCCCTTCTCCTGCATCCGGCGGAAGTTCCCCTGGCTCATCTCGAACTCGTTGACGTTGCAGAACTCCGCGGCGCCCTCGTCCAAGAATTCGAGGAACTCCTCCTCGGCCCGGATGCCCGGAATCTCGAACGCGGGAGTCAGCCCCTCCTCGCGGGCGATGTAGAGGATGTCCTCCCACTCGGTGCCGTGCATCTCGCCCCAGAGGTCGAGCGGCGGGTGGAACCGGATTTCGTCGAGGCCCGCTTCGGAGAGTCGGCGCATGTTCTCGCGGCCGCCCGTGATGCCGGTGTAGAGGTGCGTGTGGTGGTCTTCGCCGAACTCGTCCTTGAGCAGCGAGAGGTACCGGCAGGTCTTGTTCATCGCCTCCTGGGGTTCGCCGCCCGTGATGGAGGTGCCGAGCGCGTCCATGCGCTTGGCCTCGGTGATGACGTCCTCGTCGGACTCGACCTTCCGCTCGTTGGCGTAGACGTCGGTGACGTTCTTGCGATTCTCGCCGAGGGGACAGTAGAAGCAGTCGCGCTGGTCGCAGTAGCCGTAGACGAACAGCACCATCTTCCCCCCTTCGGCGCACTGTTCGCAGCCCTTAGAGATCATTCGTTAACTCCGGATAGCGCGCCGAGGCCCAAAAAGCGTGCGAAACGAGGGTGGACGGCCGGCGTGGCCGAATCGTCGCCGAATCGTCCCCGAACGCACTACGGTCGTGCCCATCCCCGCGTCACGAACCGCTGGGCGAGCACCGCCGCTGCCAAGACCGTACTCAGGGTCGACGCCGCCGCTCGCTCGGCCCGTTCGACGAGTCGAGTCCGGACGTCCCGCACCGACAGGCCGACGCCGAGCAGCGTCCGGACCGCGAACGACAGTCCCTTCCCGCCGTCGAACAGGGCCGCGGACCGGCGGGTCATCGGCCGACCGCCGTCGGCGACCGGAACCGGCGCGGCGTCGTCGGCCGACGACGCCGCGCCGACCGCCGACGCAGCGAGGTCGTCGATCACCGTCTCGGCCACGGCGTCGGCCCCGTTCTCCGACGGGGTCGCCGCGGGCGGCGACTTGACGGCGTCCAGCACGTCGAGGAGGTCGTCGACCACGGCGAACCCCTCGACGTCGGCGCGGGCCAACTGCTCGGCGACCGCCTCCTGCTCGTCGGTTTCGGGCCAGACGACACAGGGCGTGCCGGCGACGGCGGCGTCCATCACGGTGGAGTAGCCCGAGCAGACCACCACGTCGGCGTCCCTGATGTAGGGGAGCAGCGACGCCACCGGCTCCCAGCCGTCGCCGCCGACGTCGAGCACGTCGTGACCTCGGCGTTCGAGTTCGACCGCGAGGCGGTCGAACTCCGAGTAGTGGCTCGGCACGAGGACGACGTCGGCGGCCTCGCGAACGCGTTCGTCGCCCTCCAGCGACACCGGCGGAATCCGGGTCGCGCAGTCGGGGTCGATGGCCGCGGGTGGCCAGACCGCCGGGTAGAAGAACTTCCGGGTCACCGCCGACTGGAACGCGGTGTGGAACCGCGCGCCGCTCCGCTCGACGGGGTCGCGGTACAGCCCCGGGACGTCGTGTTTCAGGACGTACAGCGGCACGTCGGTCCGGGACGCGGCCATCGCGGCAAACATGTCGTCGGTGACCAGCGCGTCGGGGTCGGTTTCGGCGAGCCAGTCGACGTAGTCGGACACCCGGCGGGCGCTCGCGGGGACGCTGCGGGTGAGGACCTGGCCGAGCGACCCGCCCTGGTAGGTGTCGATGTAGTCGACGGTCGTCGGCTCGAACTCGTCGTAGCCGTGGAGCGAGACGAACTCGGTGCCGGCGCCGCCGCCGGCCAGCAGCACCTCGGCGCCCCGGTCGCGGAGGGCGTTCGCGATGGCCAGCATGCGCGTGGCGTGGCCGGCGCCTTCCGGATAGTGGGCGACGGCGATCGTTGGAGACATGGAGGGGACCTGTTGAATCGAACTCCAAATTGTCGGCACATTAACTTTCCGTTCGCCTATCGCTGGATCCGGTCGGTGCGAACGGTTCCGCGCCGGGGCCGAAGTTGCCCCGCCGCGCCGGCCCTAACGACGGGGCGAAACCGGATTCCGACCTCCGGCAAGCGTCCCGAAAAGAGTTAAACCCCCGACCCGTAGCCCCGACCGATGCTGCTGGTCCTGTGCGTGGACCTCGACGACGACCTCGGTCGGAAGACCGACTTCGACACGCCGGTCGTCGGCCGGGAGAACGTCGAGTCCGCGGCGGTGTCGCTGGCCACCGCCGACCCCGAGGACAGCGACGTCAACGTCATGTTCGAGGGCGTCCACCTCGCCGACCGCATCGACGACGAGACCGTCGAGGTCGCGGTCGTGACCGGGGTCGAGGGCGGCGACATCGCCGCCAACCGGGCGGTCGGCGACGAGGTCGACGAGGTGCTCGCGAGCCTCTCGACCAGCGAGGAGGTCCGGGCGGTCATCGTCACCGACGGCGCTCAGGACGAGAGCGTCATCCCGGTCATCCGCTCGCGGGTGCCCGTCGACGGCGTCCGCCGGGTCGTCGTCCGCCAGGCGCAGGACCTAGAATCGATGTACTACACGATGAAGCAGGTGTTGGACGACCCAGAAACCCGCGGAACCATCCTCGTCCCGCTGGGCATCCTCCTGCTCATCTACCCGCTGGCGGTCATCTCCGACTGGATGGGGATGCCCGGCGCGGCCGTCTTCGGAGTCACCTCGGGACTCCTGGGTCTGTACGTCCTCGGCAGGGGCCTGGGCGTCGAACGCCTCCTCGACCGGGCGGCCGAGAAGGTCAGAAACGGCCTGTACGCCGGCCGAGTCACGCTCATCACCTACGTCGTCGCGGCCGCGCTGCTGGTCATCGGCGGCGTCAGCGGCGTCGAGATGCTGGAGTCGGTCAAGGACGCCGCGCCCGGCCCGCTCGGACCGCTCCGGGTGCTCGCCGCCCTCATCTACGGCGCGGTGACGTGGTTCACCGCCGCGGGCATCACCACCAGCCTCGGCCAGATCACCGACGAGTACCTGGCCGGCCGCTTCCGGTGGCGCTACCTCAACGCGCCGTTCTACGTCCTCGCCATCGCGGTCGTCCTCCACGCCATCAGCGCGTACTTCCTCCACCGAGTGCCGCTCACCCTCCCTCGGCTGACCTACCTCGCGGTGATGCTGACCGCCGGGACCCTGCTCGGACTCATGAGCACGCTCGCGTTCGCCATCGCGGAGTCCCGCCAGTCCCGGCGGGCCGAGCAGGAGCAGGTGAGCTAGCCGCCTCCGTCGGTGGTCTGCTCGTTCCCCGTCTCGGTCGTACGCGTTTCCGTCGTTCGTGTCTCCGTCGCTGTTGTGGTCCGTCCAGCGGTAGTCGTCTCCGCCCTGGAAACCGGCCCGAACGTCACCTCCCACACTGGCGTGCTCGGCTGGTTCACCGGCCGGATGCTCTGGCTAAACTCGTAGACGCCGCCCTTCCGGACCTCGGCGGCGTTCGCCGGGAAGAACAGCGCGCGCTCGTCGGTGTTCAGGTACTTGATGACCCGCGAGTTGTGCTCGCCGAACGTCCGGGCGCCCTCCGGAACGACGGGCGTGTAGTTCAACACGTCGGAGGTCACCTCGAACCGCGCGCCCGGGTGGAAACTCCCGGGGAAGACCAGCGCCTCGAACCGCTTGGTGTCGACCTGGTCGTCGTCCCCGTCCTGGGCCAGCGCGACGTTCGCTCCC comes from the Halorussus vallis genome and includes:
- a CDS encoding replication factor A (Replication protein A protects and stabilize the intermediate ssDNA that is generated by the unwinding action of a DNA helicase at the replication fork. In addition, SSBs prevent the formation of secondary structures by single-stranded template DNA.), with the protein product MSDVHQHAQEIREQFSDHLDITVEEVEERLDNLVNEYRVPVDEARRSVVSHYLDEAGLERDEIRTGGGGNEEVNVEDVDQDEMWLGLTAKVVDLWEARSDAVGQVGLLGDETGTIKFTKWADSDLAELEEGKVYKFGNLVSDEYQGDYSVKLNRTTTIEELDQDIEVGDNSEEVIGALVDIQSGSGLIKRCPHEDCTRVLQNGRCSEHGEVEGEFDLRIKGVLDDGEEVREVIFNKEATEEFTGIGLQEAQDMAMDALDTTVVAEEMREKTLGRYYKVAGPTMGRYLLANDVETMAGPADAEDVLIKARSM
- a CDS encoding LysE family translocator, whose translation is MLPSIDLHAYLVFVGAAMSLILMPGPDTVFVLTQGVGTGKRAGLASALGVSTGILVHTTAAAVGLAALLRTSALAYAAVKYVGAAYLLYLGAKTLWDGGDLDGLTDLDPTVTDSGATAADSDLKRGYLRGVTVNVLNPKVALFFLAFLPQFVGSGPGATGEMLALGGTYAALTACYLGGVGLLSGGVRRAFRARPRLADGLRWVSGSVLVALGAALALESQ
- a CDS encoding DUF7091 family protein; amino-acid sequence: MDDRLEHFLRSKLRSAGRQYADAKRAYSDARRAALADLPQDEQGRARIVCRRHAERRAVSLDTAARPDCFDPDHPDCRGCAEDVRDGRIETW
- a CDS encoding mannose-1-phosphate guanylyltransferase, with translation MDTPIVALVMAGGTGTRLYPASRSDRPKQFLSLADGDDDSLLARTVDRVGFADEVYVSTAEEHAEAVREEVPEAGVLVEPEAKDTGPALAYAAHRIREQVGDCVVLCVPSDHVIRGDFAAAARAAANVAVETEGLVAFGVEPSRAATGYGYIEPGENRGTGYEIERFREKPDAETARRFVEEGFYWNAGLFAWTPEAFLREAADSPLAPLVDALEAGEAERGFAEVESVSVDYAVMERTEAAYVVPAEFEWDDLGSWDAVERVVETDADGNATLGDALAIDAEDSVIVGDEDVHVSIVGVDGLVVAAYDDRVLVVPKDDAQRVREVVAALRERGRF
- a CDS encoding methyl-accepting chemotaxis protein, whose protein sequence is MVPLNPILDSIGVLGFVGAVVVGWWNYRDSEAEAAFWMTFTFASMLGVVWTVSLMLEKAGIYQEVFNLATGPLMTATVAVFAIGGTATLSVVEDMKQVVENVEQERRQAEQAKQKAQEQSTEAERAKQEAEQARQDAKQREADLESFTDALERKAGEFGGVMEEAAAGDLTRRMDPESPSEAMRSIAERFNAMMADLERTVGRIKEFSVEVAHTSEEASSGTGEVERASVEVAESVEDISAGSVEQSDHLDEVTNEMSTLSATIEEVAASADQVAALSEQAAEKGVAGRELSDEAIDEMDRIEETTGETVGTVERLDDEMAEIGDIVDMIDNIAEQTNVLALNASIEAARAGEAGEGFAVVANEVKDLAEDTRDATREIGDLIDQVQDSTSATVADMREMRERVDAGMETIDEGLGTLDEVVEDVEEANAGIQEIHEATDEQATSTEEVVAMASEVATISEETAAEAETVSAAAEEQTASLGQVVTEVDTLSAKSSELDALLDEFEVSTDDSDASPGGEDDSAAPGRTERSVATDGSGFEWEREN
- a CDS encoding SDR family oxidoreductase; amino-acid sequence: MDLGIDGNAALVTASSSGLGRASAKALAAEGANVTICARGAEKLADAEEEIDAVGDGDVLAVECDITDPDEVEALVDATVDEFGGLDHLVTSAGGPPSGSFLDTTERDWYEAYDLLVMSVVWLTKAAHPHLVESDAGTIVNVTSTSVREAIDDLVLSNAVRRGVIGLMKTQAREFAPEVRVNAVLPGAHETPRIQELVEASVERGEFDTYDEGLAAWSADIPLDRVGDPEEFGDAVAFLSSDRASFVNGVAMPVDGGRLRS
- a CDS encoding Tfx family DNA-binding protein, with protein sequence MSDSDPEELLDRAGFDAETSVLTHRQAVVLALRERGTAQATIAERLGTSRANVSSIEASARENVRKARETVAFAEALRAPVRIVVEGGTDLYDVPSRVYDACDEASVKVNHAAPELMKRVSDEAGDAVEGREVQEDLLIGVTTEGEVTVRRSRGDERQE
- a CDS encoding TRAM domain-containing protein — its product is MPDCPLADECPSFQERIEGMGCQHYGDRGGAEWCDHYNQPIRDLKTAPVQPGEEVVVEVDDIHESGAGVGRTEDGFIVMVDGVLPEARAKVKITKVKSNHARADEIERLPMDEEAETDEDGESDATRSEDDKNDKDDKDDGGPSRPRLGSRDNFWGG
- a CDS encoding DUF6684 family protein; this encodes MDSSVFNRETLLDITVNLVPMGILLFFIVLTAVVSPWPDNIFIKAVALGLHVIPFVGLALLTYIAAQYI
- a CDS encoding radical SAM protein, which codes for MISKGCEQCAEGGKMVLFVYGYCDQRDCFYCPLGENRKNVTDVYANERKVESDEDVITEAKRMDALGTSITGGEPQEAMNKTCRYLSLLKDEFGEDHHTHLYTGITGGRENMRRLSEAGLDEIRFHPPLDLWGEMHGTEWEDILYIAREEGLTPAFEIPGIRAEEEFLEFLDEGAAEFCNVNEFEMSQGNFRRMQEKGYELQDGHMSAVEGSKEILDAMGDHERVYFCTSVFKDSAQHRNRMKRMARNIRREFDDVTDDGTLVYGKTWEPERRLRELGVPEEFYTVKSEHIELAWWLLEEMVEEGDVETGEIVEQYPTYDGQVVERTPLA